From one Stieleria sp. JC731 genomic stretch:
- a CDS encoding AGE family epimerase/isomerase: protein MRSFCLILLLAAIPLVSSAQAQTAESQTAVSPNQCRNLLQTSLVDFYLPASLDKKFGGYHEELDRAGDFVGGDKFLTMQARQLWFFSTLAINDIRRQESLSAADFGYKFLREHFYDPDHGGYITKTKQGGESLDERKHVYPNAFVIYALVEYARATGKDAPLDQAKELFETLEEHCYDKDFGGYQEFFYKDWSIVTDPKESGYVGAINTKTYNSHLHLLEAFTELYKETHDELVGRRLGELITINTLTVKHPKFACNIDGWNRQWQMIQSPANLRASYGHDVECAWLVLEAAKALGQSTSILESWAISTCQHSLQYGYDEKHGGFHYTGTLGQPSDETKKVWWTQTEAMVAMLTLYQITGEEQYKRRFEETYRFCEKYHVADEGGWWNTLTVDGKPDRYPSRTSMWQGAYHNARALIRCEQLLKQTSTN from the coding sequence ATGCGTTCGTTTTGCCTGATCCTGTTGCTCGCAGCGATACCCTTGGTCAGCTCCGCTCAAGCACAAACGGCTGAATCGCAAACCGCCGTTTCGCCAAACCAGTGCAGGAACCTTCTTCAAACCAGCTTGGTCGATTTTTACCTTCCGGCCAGTTTGGACAAAAAATTTGGTGGGTACCACGAAGAGCTCGATCGTGCAGGTGACTTTGTCGGCGGTGACAAATTTTTGACAATGCAGGCTCGCCAACTGTGGTTTTTTAGCACGCTAGCGATCAACGACATTCGACGTCAAGAATCACTCAGCGCTGCTGATTTTGGCTACAAGTTTCTTCGCGAACACTTCTACGATCCTGATCACGGAGGCTATATCACGAAGACGAAACAGGGCGGCGAATCACTGGACGAACGCAAGCATGTCTATCCCAATGCCTTTGTCATTTATGCCTTGGTCGAATACGCTCGAGCGACCGGGAAGGACGCTCCCCTGGATCAGGCGAAGGAGCTTTTCGAAACACTGGAAGAGCATTGCTATGACAAAGATTTTGGAGGCTACCAAGAATTCTTTTACAAAGATTGGAGCATTGTCACGGACCCAAAAGAGTCTGGATACGTCGGTGCGATCAACACAAAAACATATAATTCACATCTTCACCTGTTAGAGGCCTTCACCGAGCTTTATAAAGAAACGCACGACGAGTTGGTCGGACGTCGACTTGGCGAATTGATCACGATCAACACGTTGACGGTGAAGCATCCCAAGTTTGCCTGCAACATTGATGGCTGGAATCGGCAATGGCAAATGATCCAAAGTCCTGCCAACCTACGTGCGAGCTATGGTCATGATGTGGAATGTGCTTGGCTGGTACTCGAAGCCGCAAAGGCACTCGGCCAAAGCACGTCCATACTGGAAAGCTGGGCGATCTCAACCTGCCAACATTCCCTCCAATACGGATACGACGAAAAGCACGGCGGATTCCACTACACCGGGACTCTGGGTCAGCCGAGTGACGAAACCAAGAAAGTTTGGTGGACTCAAACCGAAGCCATGGTAGCCATGCTAACGCTTTACCAAATCACTGGTGAAGAACAATACAAACGACGATTTGAAGAGACCTATCGGTTTTGCGAAAAGTACCACGTTGCCGATGAAGGCGGCTGGTGGAACACACTGACGGTTGATGGAAAACCCGATCGATACCCCAGCCGCACCAGCATGTGGCAAGGTGCCTATCACAATGCTCGCGCGTTAATTCGATGTGAACAACTCTTGAAACAGACCAGCACGAATTGA
- a CDS encoding endo-1,4-beta-xylanase, producing MELFFSLISFSDSSFLTTNLMRFANVLAFTLLATFLNDATAPHAFAQAASAQTSLKQLAGQRFKVGVGVSERILSDQACANLIRQHFQILTPENCMKPQGIHPEENVWNFAATDRFASFASEHDLEIVGHCLVWAKDDRTDQWMKEDAQGNPVDRSTLLNRIEQHVETVVKRYRDPASMWDVVNEALADGDEGYLRDSVYTQTTGIDFIDTAFRAAHAHDPDALLIYNDYNCHYPNKRKKLVRLLTELKQRGTPVQAYGMQGHFELGDDSLAQLRETFDALRELGIKVVVSELDIDVVKRGRWWADNNKYREELKSYDPYKDGLPAEIEQQQIEQYVALFRLFDEYQDIIARVSFWNLHDGQSWLNYFPWERTNYPLLFDRELQPKPAFDAVAEVLRTSTNSSPRSENDSAKTIPSVPAARISVPIGRTIPKN from the coding sequence ATGGAACTATTCTTCTCCCTCATCAGCTTTTCAGACTCGTCTTTTCTGACCACCAATCTCATGCGGTTTGCCAACGTTCTTGCATTCACCCTTCTGGCTACCTTTTTAAACGATGCGACGGCGCCACACGCATTCGCGCAGGCAGCGTCTGCGCAAACGTCATTAAAACAGCTAGCCGGTCAACGCTTTAAAGTCGGTGTTGGTGTCAGCGAAAGGATTTTATCGGACCAAGCATGTGCGAACTTGATTCGTCAGCATTTTCAAATCTTGACTCCTGAGAACTGCATGAAACCGCAAGGGATTCATCCAGAGGAGAACGTGTGGAACTTTGCCGCAACGGATCGTTTTGCATCGTTCGCATCAGAGCACGATTTGGAAATCGTTGGCCATTGTCTGGTCTGGGCAAAGGACGACCGCACGGATCAGTGGATGAAAGAAGATGCCCAGGGCAACCCCGTGGATCGCTCGACACTGCTGAATCGAATCGAACAGCACGTTGAAACCGTTGTCAAACGTTATCGTGATCCGGCGTCGATGTGGGACGTCGTCAATGAAGCCTTGGCCGATGGCGACGAAGGCTACTTACGTGATTCCGTCTACACCCAGACGACAGGCATTGACTTTATCGACACCGCGTTTCGCGCCGCTCACGCCCATGATCCGGACGCCTTGTTGATTTACAACGACTACAACTGCCACTACCCAAACAAACGCAAAAAGCTCGTTCGTTTGCTGACAGAGTTAAAGCAAAGGGGAACACCAGTGCAGGCCTACGGGATGCAGGGACATTTCGAACTTGGCGATGACTCGCTCGCACAGCTTCGCGAAACATTTGACGCCTTACGTGAACTAGGAATCAAGGTCGTCGTTTCTGAACTAGATATTGATGTTGTCAAACGTGGTCGTTGGTGGGCAGACAACAACAAATACCGCGAAGAACTGAAAAGCTACGATCCCTACAAAGATGGATTGCCGGCCGAAATCGAACAGCAACAGATCGAGCAATATGTCGCGTTGTTTCGTCTTTTTGATGAATACCAAGACATCATTGCTCGTGTATCGTTTTGGAATCTGCACGACGGGCAGAGTTGGCTGAACTACTTTCCCTGGGAACGCACCAACTATCCATTGCTGTTCGATCGCGAGCTTCAGCCCAAACCGGCATTCGATGCAGTTGCCGAGGTGCTTCGCACTTCGACGAATTCTTCGCCGCGTTCGGAGAATGATTCTGCCAAAACGATACCCTCTGTCCCCGCAGCACGGATCTCTGTCCCTATCGGACGGACCATACCCAAGAACTAA
- a CDS encoding MarR family winged helix-turn-helix transcriptional regulator, translated as MEPQTDLPLALRAAYLSLHRNSDACFSDHGITADQFVLMSALAEGNALTQRELACRISSDPSTIRAMLVLLEDHGMVRRKPHPTDSRAKTVSLTAAGKRKVKKLGNAGQPIRDCMYEALSPAEAKKLVKLLGKVSDALKDYQSSCV; from the coding sequence ATGGAACCTCAAACAGATCTACCACTCGCTCTCCGCGCCGCATACCTAAGCCTTCATCGAAACAGCGACGCCTGTTTTAGCGATCATGGCATCACCGCGGACCAATTTGTTCTGATGTCAGCACTCGCCGAAGGCAATGCACTGACACAACGTGAATTGGCTTGCCGAATCTCATCTGACCCCAGCACGATCCGCGCGATGCTGGTCCTGCTGGAAGACCACGGCATGGTGCGACGCAAACCGCACCCAACGGACTCGCGAGCGAAAACGGTTTCCCTGACCGCAGCTGGAAAACGCAAGGTCAAGAAGCTTGGCAACGCCGGCCAACCGATCCGTGACTGCATGTACGAGGCGTTATCGCCGGCGGAAGCGAAGAAGCTGGTCAAATTGCTTGGTAAGGTCTCCGACGCGTTGAAAGACTATCAATCGTCCTGCGTTTAA
- a CDS encoding SGNH/GDSL hydrolase family protein, translating into MKYIALLAITVASFSISWAEEFPPPTDFGTPEQLGRGVQRTMTLLASSTPSERHTVRILLYGQSITAGQWGVQLEQHLRKTYPNANLIYDRRPLSGYSTERLVKTSEADLYPAYADLVIFHDYGNNEDYETMIRKLREQTTSEILIQGDHFRRSEQLVDETDLSAIESRSQIWAAQRNLSFLPSIADKYGCGYEDRRGPWLRYLRKNQLEPGQLVKDDVHPNEHGTYLMTELVKAYLVPREDVKLDPMNCGYVTTIPVEDIDNVSEGRIEFPFDGNRIDVVFKDGAKAECKVLIDGHPPLDDPSMFYHGRNRVKWRDTPIPPGPWPPALKVGFNKPLVDESWTLLAQQDPQKPTAYTFEVVGSVTGPDGSGRTDEPFISNSGRVVIEAEDWDVQFAIVALRRLDSLPSEFQIDWNVIKQATDVAKTPDVAVGVEPTVTVAQRIVDGHHRVELQGDVNAVKALRVYSPSKFPRGK; encoded by the coding sequence ATGAAATACATTGCTCTGCTTGCGATCACGGTTGCATCGTTTTCGATCTCATGGGCCGAAGAGTTTCCTCCGCCGACAGATTTCGGAACCCCCGAACAACTCGGTCGCGGTGTTCAACGCACCATGACCTTGCTTGCCAGCAGCACACCGTCTGAACGTCACACCGTTCGGATCTTGCTTTACGGACAATCGATCACCGCAGGGCAATGGGGCGTGCAGCTAGAGCAGCACTTGCGAAAGACCTATCCCAACGCAAACTTGATCTACGATCGCCGGCCTTTGTCGGGATACTCCACAGAGCGACTTGTCAAAACCTCCGAAGCGGACCTCTATCCCGCATACGCTGATCTCGTCATCTTTCATGACTATGGCAACAACGAAGATTACGAGACGATGATTCGAAAACTTCGTGAGCAGACGACATCAGAAATCCTGATCCAAGGAGATCACTTTCGTCGCTCCGAACAACTCGTCGATGAAACCGATTTGTCCGCGATCGAGTCGCGATCACAGATATGGGCGGCACAACGCAACCTTTCTTTTCTGCCATCGATTGCCGACAAATATGGATGCGGCTACGAGGATCGCCGAGGCCCTTGGCTAAGGTACCTGCGCAAGAATCAACTTGAACCCGGACAGCTGGTCAAAGATGACGTGCACCCCAATGAGCACGGCACCTATTTGATGACCGAGCTTGTGAAGGCTTACCTGGTACCGCGTGAGGATGTAAAGCTTGATCCGATGAACTGTGGCTACGTCACAACGATCCCGGTCGAAGACATCGATAATGTTTCGGAAGGTCGAATTGAGTTTCCCTTTGATGGAAATCGAATCGATGTCGTTTTCAAAGACGGGGCGAAAGCCGAATGTAAAGTCTTGATTGACGGTCACCCACCACTGGATGACCCAAGCATGTTTTACCATGGCCGCAATCGCGTCAAATGGCGCGACACGCCGATTCCCCCCGGACCATGGCCACCGGCATTGAAAGTCGGCTTCAACAAGCCTTTGGTTGACGAGTCATGGACGTTGCTCGCGCAGCAAGATCCCCAAAAGCCGACAGCCTATACGTTCGAGGTCGTCGGTTCGGTCACCGGCCCTGATGGAAGTGGACGAACGGATGAGCCCTTCATTTCCAACTCTGGCCGAGTCGTGATCGAGGCTGAAGACTGGGACGTGCAGTTCGCCATTGTTGCGTTGCGACGCCTGGATTCACTGCCAAGCGAATTTCAAATCGATTGGAACGTCATCAAGCAGGCGACCGATGTCGCTAAAACTCCAGATGTTGCGGTAGGAGTCGAACCGACAGTCACCGTGGCACAGCGAATCGTTGACGGCCATCATCGCGTCGAACTGCAAGGCGACGTGAATGCGGTAAAGGCGTTGCGTGTGTACTCGCCTTCAAAATTCCCGCGAGGGAAGTAA
- a CDS encoding DUF4375 domain-containing protein, whose translation MNLPETVLKSYQNHFDQVRATIGSNLHDVLRAHDGKNDELMHLLARVVDWRICMNESLTEPDRFVAAFSGLRTDVQNGGFHQYFLNSAGDLWSDLLRMLILGGDHDGESHFRRVLDLFPESSPSTHQDTRAEQLDQIDERYMKSSTSPFDELNSEFYRSCFYPDEKTLIKALKSLDDIEFIPLHCGRGEAG comes from the coding sequence GTGAATTTGCCCGAAACCGTTCTGAAGTCATATCAAAATCATTTCGACCAGGTCCGCGCAACCATCGGCTCGAATCTTCATGACGTCTTGCGCGCACATGACGGGAAAAACGATGAACTGATGCACTTGCTTGCCCGAGTCGTCGATTGGCGCATTTGCATGAATGAGTCTTTGACTGAACCTGATCGCTTTGTGGCTGCATTTAGCGGCTTACGAACAGATGTTCAAAACGGTGGGTTTCACCAGTATTTCCTGAACTCTGCCGGTGATCTTTGGTCTGACTTACTACGGATGCTCATCTTGGGTGGTGATCACGATGGTGAATCACACTTCAGACGTGTGTTGGACTTGTTTCCCGAATCCAGCCCCAGCACTCACCAAGACACGCGTGCGGAACAACTCGACCAAATTGACGAAAGATACATGAAGTCCTCCACGTCTCCCTTTGACGAGTTGAACTCCGAGTTCTACAGATCTTGCTTTTATCCTGACGAGAAGACCTTGATCAAGGCCTTGAAATCGCTCGACGATATCGAGTTTATTCCACTGCATTGCGGCCGAGGCGAAGCGGGCTAA
- a CDS encoding AI-2E family transporter, giving the protein MAQAPYPDDPQDHQPRQLERSTEFDSLAVELRWASRCLSVMATATIGLLLFWLRPVLAPFVVAIFLTVGLKPILDLLQRRLFLNRLAAVAVAFAITVILLFTLGVAIASSIDQLANDDAYQRRAAAATARIATIAERFGLLPTAGLQGDEMEATSISRLQIAVRAGTRSAKEWLLSGMISLSGSLGVVLIYMLFLLLGASRSVAENNELWKLIEGKLREYIVLKTIISLFTGIAVWAVLAIFSVPLAVLMGLLTFLLNYIPNFGPLVTCILPLPIIWLSPDLGFGSMVVATVLACGVQFVGGNVVEPRIMGSSFNLHPIVVMLALMGWYAIWGFVGMLLAVPMTASLKVVLERIDRTESIAKLMAGDLSPLRLGRNAVE; this is encoded by the coding sequence ATGGCACAAGCTCCGTATCCAGACGATCCACAAGACCATCAACCTCGTCAGCTCGAGCGATCAACGGAGTTTGATAGCCTTGCGGTAGAACTGCGTTGGGCGTCCCGTTGCCTGTCCGTTATGGCGACCGCAACCATCGGCCTGCTGCTGTTTTGGCTTCGTCCGGTACTGGCCCCATTCGTTGTCGCGATCTTCCTGACCGTCGGCCTCAAGCCAATCCTTGATTTGCTACAGCGGCGGTTGTTTCTAAATCGACTTGCTGCGGTTGCCGTCGCATTCGCAATCACAGTGATCTTGTTGTTTACACTCGGCGTCGCGATCGCTTCTTCGATCGATCAGTTGGCCAACGACGATGCCTATCAGCGGCGTGCGGCTGCCGCGACAGCACGCATCGCGACGATTGCCGAACGTTTTGGGTTATTGCCAACAGCCGGTCTGCAAGGTGATGAGATGGAAGCGACAAGCATCTCGCGGTTGCAGATCGCCGTCCGCGCAGGGACTCGATCTGCGAAAGAGTGGTTGCTCAGCGGAATGATCTCACTAAGCGGATCACTCGGTGTGGTGTTGATCTACATGCTGTTCTTGCTTCTCGGTGCAAGCCGATCTGTCGCAGAAAACAACGAACTGTGGAAATTGATCGAAGGCAAGCTTCGCGAGTATATCGTGCTCAAGACGATCATCTCACTTTTCACTGGGATCGCCGTCTGGGCGGTCCTTGCGATCTTCAGTGTTCCCCTGGCGGTCTTGATGGGACTGCTAACATTTCTGTTGAACTACATCCCTAACTTCGGCCCGCTTGTTACCTGCATTCTTCCGTTGCCGATTATCTGGTTGAGCCCTGACTTGGGTTTCGGTTCGATGGTTGTCGCAACGGTATTGGCATGCGGCGTTCAATTCGTGGGAGGGAACGTGGTTGAGCCTCGGATCATGGGCTCGTCATTCAACCTTCATCCGATTGTCGTCATGCTTGCCCTGATGGGCTGGTACGCGATTTGGGGATTCGTCGGAATGTTGCTCGCCGTTCCGATGACCGCATCGCTAAAAGTCGTGCTCGAACGCATCGACCGGACCGAATCGATTGCCAAGTTGATGGCGGGCGATCTTAGCCCGCTTCGCCTCGGCCGCAATGCAGTGGAATAA
- a CDS encoding zinc-dependent metalloprotease — MTVNRTVSAAGTDELPTIEETAAPLDYHGGFFDVYWDAESGKLLLKIDRWGDEFLVLDALASGLGSNPVGLDRGQLGRERLCSWRRVGRRVFLQQTNTRFRADGADAVEQRAVQDSFAPSILWSGPIVAADPTNASVLVDITDLVVADRHDVIGTLQSTGQGNYGFRSDRSSVLPDYVKAFPNNIELEAALTFAAEKPGRQVGAVAATGEAFTIRQRISLIRLPDLGFQTRAFHPAIGSFSVDYADYAAPLDRSMHRRLMTRHRLSQSEPIVYYVDPAAPEPVRSALVEGASWWAEAFAKAGFPNGFKVEVAPPNMDPLDVRYNFIQWVHRQTRGWSYGASVVDPRTGEIIKGHVSLGSLRVRQDRLLIDNLTQTFQDSSRQSNNQNSNANCAIADADFGLDAMFATDTGVAPTGPSQSTSVALARVRQLSAHEVGHTLGLAHNFAASTYGDRASVMDYPAPRIQVTEDGELDFSQAYGVGVGDWDRFCIRAMYGSLGDDPDSKLNEIAAEAIDNDWVYLSDSDARPSAASDPRANLWDDGEDPIESLRQALKVRSIGLTKFGHAVLLPGETAGDLRRYFAPLYFHHRYQVDAVVKYIGGVKYAYHFGNSSDAKTSDVAAAEQQRAVQTLIETLQPSQLAIDQAIAQKLIPAGASATAWSNEYAQGRTSPIFDSLSIVETAAEITLSGMLNPQRLGRLAVQRTRDDANPGIDLVLDPLKQHAISLLETKSNPGETLAARRIFATIVSSGIDSASQSEARQDVRAALRQWLTELSGDMKAYTEAHPSDHDAEISLLQQRIQQFVDRPDLAYPATSIPTPPPGSPIGSGF, encoded by the coding sequence ATGACCGTCAACAGAACCGTTTCTGCCGCGGGAACTGACGAGCTTCCCACGATTGAAGAAACCGCTGCACCACTCGATTACCACGGTGGATTTTTCGACGTTTACTGGGATGCCGAAAGTGGAAAGCTGTTGCTAAAGATCGATCGATGGGGTGACGAGTTCCTAGTGCTGGATGCCCTAGCGAGCGGGCTGGGCAGCAATCCGGTAGGGCTCGATCGCGGTCAGTTGGGCCGCGAACGACTTTGCAGCTGGCGACGTGTTGGGCGTCGTGTGTTTCTTCAGCAAACGAACACGCGATTTCGAGCTGATGGGGCGGATGCCGTTGAACAACGAGCCGTACAAGATTCCTTCGCACCGTCGATTCTTTGGAGCGGTCCGATCGTCGCTGCTGACCCGACAAACGCCTCCGTTCTTGTTGACATCACAGACTTGGTTGTCGCTGATCGCCACGACGTTATCGGAACACTTCAGTCAACCGGCCAAGGCAACTACGGATTTCGATCGGATCGAAGCAGTGTCTTGCCAGATTATGTCAAAGCGTTTCCCAACAACATCGAGCTGGAAGCGGCATTGACCTTTGCGGCCGAGAAACCAGGACGGCAAGTCGGCGCTGTTGCTGCCACCGGCGAGGCTTTTACGATTCGGCAGCGAATCAGCTTGATCCGTTTGCCCGACCTTGGTTTTCAAACGCGGGCATTCCATCCGGCTATCGGATCTTTTTCAGTCGACTACGCGGACTATGCGGCCCCCTTGGATCGATCGATGCATCGTCGATTGATGACACGGCATCGACTGAGCCAATCAGAGCCGATCGTTTACTACGTCGACCCTGCGGCTCCGGAACCGGTCCGAAGTGCATTGGTCGAAGGGGCATCATGGTGGGCGGAAGCTTTTGCCAAAGCGGGCTTTCCCAACGGATTTAAAGTCGAAGTGGCGCCGCCGAACATGGACCCACTGGACGTTCGCTACAACTTTATTCAGTGGGTTCATCGGCAAACGCGTGGTTGGTCCTATGGCGCGAGCGTCGTTGACCCTAGGACCGGTGAGATCATCAAAGGGCACGTCTCCTTGGGGTCATTGCGAGTCCGCCAAGATCGATTGCTAATCGACAATTTGACGCAAACCTTTCAAGACTCATCTAGGCAGTCGAACAACCAAAACTCGAACGCCAACTGTGCAATCGCCGATGCCGATTTTGGTCTCGATGCGATGTTCGCGACGGACACAGGTGTAGCCCCAACCGGCCCGAGTCAATCAACCTCAGTCGCGCTCGCTCGGGTTCGACAATTATCCGCTCACGAAGTCGGTCACACACTTGGACTGGCACATAACTTTGCCGCCAGCACCTATGGAGATCGAGCATCGGTCATGGACTATCCCGCACCACGGATTCAAGTGACCGAAGATGGTGAATTGGATTTTTCGCAGGCCTATGGCGTAGGCGTCGGAGACTGGGATCGTTTTTGTATTCGTGCGATGTACGGATCGCTTGGTGACGATCCGGATTCAAAGCTAAACGAGATCGCTGCAGAGGCGATCGATAACGACTGGGTTTACCTAAGTGACTCCGACGCACGACCGTCTGCCGCATCAGACCCGCGGGCCAACCTGTGGGACGATGGCGAGGACCCGATCGAATCGTTGAGACAAGCATTGAAGGTTCGTAGCATCGGGCTAACGAAGTTTGGTCACGCTGTCCTGCTTCCAGGCGAAACGGCAGGTGACCTACGCCGCTACTTTGCGCCGCTTTACTTTCACCACCGATACCAAGTCGACGCCGTCGTAAAGTACATCGGTGGTGTCAAATACGCATACCATTTCGGCAACAGCTCAGACGCCAAGACAAGTGATGTCGCGGCGGCGGAACAGCAACGAGCGGTCCAAACGCTGATCGAAACCCTACAGCCAAGTCAGCTGGCGATCGATCAGGCGATTGCGCAGAAACTGATTCCGGCGGGAGCTTCGGCCACGGCTTGGTCGAACGAATATGCTCAGGGCCGAACATCACCAATCTTTGATTCACTTTCGATCGTTGAAACGGCAGCCGAAATCACTTTGTCTGGAATGCTGAATCCGCAGCGGCTTGGCCGTCTAGCAGTCCAACGAACGCGTGATGATGCCAACCCTGGAATCGATTTGGTGCTCGATCCACTCAAGCAGCACGCAATAAGCTTGCTTGAGACGAAGTCCAATCCCGGTGAGACTTTGGCAGCCCGACGAATCTTTGCAACGATCGTTTCATCCGGAATTGATTCGGCAAGTCAATCCGAAGCGAGACAGGATGTCCGTGCGGCACTACGACAGTGGTTGACTGAACTATCCGGCGATATGAAAGCCTACACCGAAGCGCATCCGAGTGATCACGACGCAGAAATCAGCCTGCTTCAACAGAGGATTCAGCAGTTCGTCGACCGACCGGATCTAGCGTATCCAGCGACATCCATTCCGACACCACCACCGGGCAGCCCCATCGGATCTGGTTTTTGA
- a CDS encoding DUF255 domain-containing protein gives MHTNQLINETSPYLLQHAHNPVNWYPWGDEAFAKAKAENKPIFLSIGYSTCYWCHVMEVESFEDSQVAKVINEHFIAIKVDREERPDIDEQYMIATELLTSRGGWPNSVWLTPDGKPWMAGTYFPKDRFILVLNQLHDFWINRRDDVQRQADSVVNATRRAGRPQFQDTIELQPKLITKAREQFLSQFDSLRGGFGGAPKFPPHGTISFLLQQYRQSKDPQILQAINKTLDAMWLGGFHDHIGGGFHRYSTDSKWLLPHFEKMLYDNAQLMGQYAEAFELTGEPRYREAVDDIYRWMEREMKSPEGGYYSALDSGEVGKEGESYVWSIDQVRKALQDDDASLFADLYRLTEEGNFRDESTGELSGKNIPHLQTPITDNADRLQAIRERLLQERLSWDQPHKDDKVLTSWNGLMIASLAKAGRILQQPKYIDSAESAANFLWSTMLQEDTLLRSYRNGVAKQAGYLDDYVFFANGLLELYDATKNKTYLDRCIALTDRMIQQFEDGENGGFSQSGESHETLLVRSKFLGSGGNLPNANGVAANLLIDLSKAANDDRYLRSASKTLEAFAVAMDRQPHTNEQLLIATDRWIQLTEKQVDAKDDGVVTARQKPISVSAKLTKSKLNKGDKCELSVTIQIDSGFHLYAENKDVDFVAPTKLRFESADGIQLGAPEKSKPTRIEDPVIGQTLEIYEKSLEYKLPISVATSAKEGQNPINITIDFQACDDKTCLQPQTIRLVVPLLVEHEQDQPSAERQ, from the coding sequence ATGCATACAAATCAGTTGATCAACGAAACCAGTCCCTATCTACTTCAGCACGCGCACAACCCAGTGAATTGGTACCCGTGGGGTGACGAAGCGTTCGCGAAAGCCAAGGCGGAGAACAAGCCGATTTTCCTATCCATCGGATATTCGACCTGTTATTGGTGCCACGTGATGGAAGTCGAATCGTTTGAGGACTCGCAAGTTGCCAAGGTGATCAACGAGCATTTCATCGCGATCAAAGTCGACCGAGAAGAACGACCCGATATCGATGAGCAATACATGATCGCAACCGAACTTTTGACCAGCCGCGGAGGCTGGCCAAATTCGGTCTGGTTGACGCCCGACGGGAAACCATGGATGGCCGGAACCTACTTTCCGAAAGATCGGTTCATTCTTGTCCTTAACCAACTGCATGACTTTTGGATCAATCGCCGTGATGATGTCCAAAGGCAAGCGGATTCGGTTGTCAACGCAACTCGGCGAGCCGGGCGTCCGCAATTCCAGGACACCATCGAACTACAACCCAAACTGATCACCAAAGCGCGTGAGCAGTTTTTGTCTCAGTTCGATTCGCTTCGCGGAGGATTTGGAGGTGCCCCAAAATTTCCGCCGCACGGAACGATTTCCTTTTTGCTTCAGCAGTACCGTCAATCCAAAGACCCACAAATCCTTCAAGCGATCAACAAGACGCTCGATGCGATGTGGCTCGGCGGTTTCCATGATCACATTGGCGGTGGCTTTCATCGTTATTCGACCGATTCGAAGTGGCTTCTGCCACACTTCGAAAAAATGCTCTACGACAATGCCCAGTTAATGGGGCAGTATGCCGAAGCATTCGAGCTGACGGGCGAACCTCGCTATCGCGAAGCGGTCGATGACATCTATCGATGGATGGAGCGGGAAATGAAGTCGCCGGAAGGCGGTTATTACTCAGCACTCGATTCCGGCGAAGTCGGTAAGGAAGGTGAATCATACGTTTGGTCCATCGATCAAGTACGCAAAGCCTTGCAAGACGATGACGCGTCCTTGTTCGCGGACCTCTATCGATTGACCGAAGAAGGCAATTTCCGTGACGAGTCGACGGGCGAGCTTTCGGGGAAGAACATCCCTCACCTACAAACACCGATCACGGACAACGCCGATCGACTTCAAGCGATCCGCGAGCGATTGCTGCAGGAACGTCTTTCCTGGGATCAACCGCATAAAGATGACAAAGTTTTGACTAGCTGGAATGGTCTGATGATCGCATCGCTGGCGAAGGCCGGGCGAATCTTGCAACAACCAAAGTACATCGATTCCGCGGAATCGGCCGCTAACTTTCTTTGGTCGACGATGCTTCAGGAAGACACGCTCCTTCGTAGTTATCGCAATGGTGTGGCCAAGCAAGCGGGCTACCTTGACGACTATGTCTTCTTTGCCAATGGCTTGCTTGAACTTTACGACGCGACGAAAAACAAGACCTACCTCGATCGCTGCATCGCATTGACCGATCGAATGATCCAGCAATTCGAAGACGGTGAAAATGGAGGCTTCTCTCAATCGGGCGAGTCTCACGAAACTCTGTTAGTTCGATCAAAGTTCCTTGGCTCCGGCGGTAACCTACCCAACGCAAATGGAGTCGCGGCAAACCTTCTGATTGATCTTTCAAAAGCTGCCAACGACGACCGCTATCTACGATCGGCATCCAAGACGCTAGAAGCCTTCGCGGTCGCAATGGATCGCCAGCCACATACGAACGAACAATTGCTGATTGCGACTGACCGCTGGATTCAATTGACTGAAAAGCAAGTTGACGCAAAAGATGACGGAGTTGTCACGGCGCGTCAAAAACCCATTTCGGTATCGGCGAAATTGACAAAATCGAAACTGAACAAAGGCGACAAATGCGAACTGTCAGTCACGATCCAAATTGACTCCGGGTTTCATCTGTATGCCGAGAACAAGGACGTCGACTTCGTCGCACCGACCAAACTGCGATTCGAATCAGCCGATGGCATTCAGCTTGGTGCCCCCGAAAAAAGCAAACCCACCCGAATCGAAGATCCGGTGATTGGACAGACACTTGAGATTTACGAAAAATCACTCGAATACAAGCTTCCTATTTCCGTTGCCACGAGCGCGAAGGAAGGGCAGAACCCAATCAATATCACGATCGACTTCCAGGCCTGTGATGACAAAACGTGCCTGCAGCCGCAAACGATCCGACTTGTTGTTCCTCTTTTAGTTGAACACGAACAAGACCAGCCATCAGCGGAAAGACAATAG